In uncultured Bacteroides sp., one genomic interval encodes:
- a CDS encoding glycoside hydrolase family 30 beta sandwich domain-containing protein, whose protein sequence is MKVDYRKKMLSVLTGLFITGFAFLGCGNGTVPSPEEPGETTTSDVDLYVTTANQSLLFKKIPLSFSTKDNMSPFTIQMNPSEVFQEMDGFGAAMTGSSCYNLLKMTAKDRAKLLKETFDPKDGMGYSYIRISIGASDFSLSEYTYCDNQGIENFALQSEDKNYVIPVLKEILAINPNVKILASPWTCPKWMKVNNLTEKKPFDSWTSGQLNPDYYQDYATYFVKYIQAMKAEGINIASMTIQNEPLNRGNSVSLYMTWQEQRDFIKTALGPAFRKAGINTKIIIFDHNYNYDDIADQKDYPINIYKDADAAQYIDGAGFHAYGGDKAELLDVHNANPEKNLYFTEMSIGEWNYSFAGDLMWNMAEVCIGTINNWTKAVIVWNFMLDKNRGPNRPGGCTTCYGAIDINLDYKTMTKNSHYYTISHLAKVIKPGAKRIGTTGYKVNGLYYAAFLNTDGSYAVVLQNDTNSAMNITLSDGKHSFAYSVPAKAVASYKWNK, encoded by the coding sequence ATGAAAGTTGATTATAGAAAAAAAATGTTATCAGTCTTGACCGGGTTGTTTATCACAGGATTTGCTTTCTTGGGATGTGGAAATGGTACTGTGCCTTCTCCCGAAGAACCCGGAGAAACGACAACCTCTGATGTCGATTTGTATGTTACAACGGCAAATCAATCTTTACTGTTCAAAAAGATTCCATTGTCATTCAGCACAAAAGACAATATGTCTCCGTTCACAATTCAAATGAATCCATCTGAAGTATTTCAGGAGATGGATGGATTCGGAGCAGCTATGACAGGTTCTTCTTGTTATAATCTATTAAAGATGACAGCTAAGGATAGGGCTAAGCTATTAAAAGAAACGTTCGATCCTAAAGATGGAATGGGATACAGTTATATCCGTATATCCATTGGAGCTTCGGACTTTTCGTTAAGCGAGTATACTTATTGTGATAATCAAGGCATCGAAAACTTTGCTTTGCAATCTGAGGATAAGAACTATGTTATTCCTGTACTGAAAGAGATATTGGCTATCAATCCTAATGTTAAGATTCTGGCTTCGCCATGGACTTGTCCAAAATGGATGAAGGTGAATAACCTGACAGAGAAAAAGCCTTTTGATTCATGGACAAGTGGACAGTTAAACCCTGATTATTATCAGGATTATGCCACATATTTCGTGAAGTATATTCAGGCAATGAAAGCAGAAGGAATTAATATTGCTTCTATGACAATTCAGAATGAACCATTAAACCGTGGTAACTCTGTTTCATTGTACATGACGTGGCAAGAGCAGCGAGATTTCATTAAAACAGCTTTAGGACCAGCTTTCCGCAAAGCGGGGATCAACACAAAGATTATCATCTTTGATCATAATTATAATTATGACGACATTGCCGATCAAAAAGATTATCCAATCAACATTTACAAAGATGCTGACGCTGCTCAATATATTGACGGAGCTGGATTCCATGCTTACGGAGGTGATAAAGCCGAATTGCTTGACGTTCATAATGCAAATCCCGAAAAGAATCTCTATTTCACAGAAATGTCTATCGGTGAATGGAATTACAGTTTCGCAGGAGACTTAATGTGGAACATGGCTGAGGTTTGTATCGGAACCATTAATAACTGGACAAAAGCAGTTATTGTTTGGAACTTTATGCTGGATAAAAACCGCGGGCCCAACCGTCCGGGAGGATGTACTACTTGTTATGGAGCTATTGATATCAATCTCGATTACAAGACCATGACAAAGAACTCACACTATTACACCATCAGTCATTTGGCTAAAGTCATTAAGCCGGGAGCCAAACGAATTGGTACAACGGGTTATAAGGTAAACGGACTTTACTATGCTGCGTTCCTAAATACCGATGGTTCATACGCAGTAGTATTGCAAAACGATACTAACAGTGCTATGAACATAACATTGTCTGACGGAAAGCACTCTTTTGCTTACTCTGTACCAGCTAAAGCTGTGGCTTCTTATAAATGGAACAAATAA
- a CDS encoding RagB/SusD family nutrient uptake outer membrane protein: MKNKIKLSLLLGTALLLGSCSLNYDPISNYSELTFGNETGGTGNKYETKAEMQQQYDNIYKSIQNAQESWYMDMLVFAETHADNSYSGATDAELISLESNKQDATNKNIERDWTSFLGYIVSANRVICNVDSVPDKTLTDAERKQWKAEASIWRAWVLFDMTRLWGEVPVVTQETPNITATNVKEMYPILFPARNNVEDVYKQIISDLQYGLQYAPKVDATNKFKLTQSVAKTLLAKVYAEAPVRDYAKVIEYCESIKKDGFSLVANYSDLFSVNDTKTDVNYRNTSESIFEVIYPLGSGSWVTWMFGIDQCDPSSTYNWAKWITPSRDLIQAYENEGDNVRMNEAIVWAKPSWSIHYPSDHYPFMYKTRSRYNSILKFRLADVLLLEAEAYTAQGNLTAAADLVDQIRVRAKLAKLDASVKSSKDNMVNAVLKERRLELAFEGQRWFDLVRTGKVYEVMNTLNSRDSGRKKMATFTENSLLMPVPQTQIDSNPNLTQNKGY, translated from the coding sequence ATGAAAAATAAAATAAAACTTAGTTTATTATTGGGCACAGCTCTTCTTCTGGGAAGTTGTTCACTAAATTATGACCCAATATCTAATTATAGCGAACTCACTTTTGGTAATGAAACCGGAGGTACTGGTAACAAATACGAAACCAAAGCTGAAATGCAGCAACAGTACGATAATATTTATAAGAGTATACAAAATGCGCAGGAATCCTGGTACATGGATATGTTAGTATTTGCTGAAACTCATGCAGACAATTCTTATAGCGGAGCTACTGATGCAGAACTTATTTCACTGGAATCGAACAAACAAGATGCCACAAATAAGAATATTGAACGCGATTGGACATCTTTTCTTGGATATATTGTTTCAGCAAATCGAGTAATATGTAATGTGGATTCCGTTCCAGATAAAACTCTAACTGATGCTGAGCGCAAACAATGGAAAGCTGAAGCTTCTATATGGCGTGCATGGGTATTATTTGACATGACCAGATTATGGGGTGAAGTTCCTGTAGTTACTCAGGAAACTCCAAATATAACTGCTACAAACGTAAAAGAAATGTATCCTATCCTCTTCCCTGCCCGCAACAATGTTGAAGATGTTTACAAGCAAATTATAAGTGACTTACAGTACGGACTTCAATATGCACCCAAAGTAGATGCAACTAATAAATTCAAATTAACACAATCGGTGGCTAAAACTCTTCTTGCCAAAGTATATGCTGAAGCACCTGTTAGAGATTACGCCAAAGTTATTGAATATTGTGAATCTATAAAAAAAGATGGTTTTTCACTTGTAGCTAACTACTCAGATTTATTCTCTGTAAACGATACTAAGACAGATGTGAATTACCGAAATACTTCTGAATCTATCTTTGAGGTTATTTATCCTCTAGGTAGCGGAAGCTGGGTTACATGGATGTTTGGCATTGATCAATGCGATCCAAGCAGTACCTATAACTGGGCTAAATGGATTACTCCTTCAAGAGATTTGATTCAGGCTTATGAAAACGAAGGTGATAATGTTCGTATGAACGAAGCAATTGTATGGGCAAAACCATCCTGGAGTATTCATTATCCATCAGATCATTACCCATTTATGTATAAAACCCGTTCTCGTTATAACAGTATCCTTAAGTTCCGTTTGGCTGATGTTCTTTTGCTGGAAGCTGAAGCTTATACGGCTCAGGGTAATTTAACTGCCGCTGCAGATTTAGTTGATCAAATCAGAGTTCGCGCAAAGTTAGCGAAGCTGGATGCTTCAGTTAAGTCTTCTAAAGATAACATGGTGAATGCTGTACTCAAAGAACGCCGTCTGGAATTAGCTTTCGAAGGACAACGTTGGTTCGATCTTGTTCGTACAGGAAAGGTATATGAGGTTATGAATACTTTAAATTCACGCGATTCTGGTCGTAAGAAGATGGCTACTTTCACTGAAAATTCATTGCTTATGCCTGTTCCACAGACTCAAATAGACAGTAATCCAAACTTAACACAAAACAAAGGGTACTAA
- a CDS encoding TonB-dependent receptor: MKKSKEKPISKNDANFRRSFFFILIGLFVSLSALAQKITVSGQVKDPSNEGIIGASVVEKGTTNGTMTDMDGKFSLTVSPKATLTITYIGYKSQEIAVKGSIPLNIVLQENAELLEEVVVIGYGSVKRKDVTTSVASVSTKDLDERPIISAAAAIQGKAAGVNVIQPNGEPGAGMVVRIRGNSSINASNDPLYVVDGVPMTEINFLSPNDIESMQILKDASSAAIYGSRASNGVVLITTKAGVKGEAKINFSAQAGITEVAKQMKSLNVAQYKDLMDELGSINLPDGLKDETNWFDETYRTGVTQNYQLSVSSANDKLKYFISGGYTKEDGIIKVAFYERYNLRANLENQIRSWLKIGTNLAYSDYSSNGIISGQGANRAGVILSVINTPTYAKIWDENNPGQYYNNFYGANVTHPLENMSRTEDNKTNNNRLLGSANAEITFSPKLKFKSSVSIDRVYYHNTSFLDPIKTEYGRSQYGSASDNRSLSTIMVYDNILTYDTSIKKHNFNVMAGASGTTSKWSQTYQTVSHFINGDIKTLNAGNKVEQGNGTTASDWAIMSYVGRLSYNFDSKYLLTANFRADGSSKLAPGNRWGYFPSVSAAWRISSEEFMKDLKWIDDLKIRGGWGQTGNQSGVGDYGYLQLRNITRQNWWETGKANALPITSPANMSNSELTWETTTQTNIGVDFTVLNNRLTFTADAYYKHTTDLLMDVPLGPTASFSDIYRNEGEMENKGIEFGINSKNLVGKFKWDTDFNISFNKNKVKKFDTRQSYFYAQSTTGEYITKLTTGKPLGMFWGYISDGVNPETGDIMYRDLDKSGSITPNDKTYIGDPNPDFTFGLTNNLSYKGFNLNVFFQGSVGNDIYNLSRMETEGMYDAKNQSTAVLGRWKIPGQITDMPRAVASKENLKTSSRFVEDGSFLRLKSLTLSYNVTGKLLKKLNIGRLQPYFTAQNLLTFTNYKGFDPEVNQWGGSALVQGLDWGTYPQTKSYVFGVNVEF; this comes from the coding sequence ATGAAAAAAAGCAAGGAAAAACCAATTTCAAAGAATGACGCAAACTTTCGTAGAAGTTTCTTCTTCATTCTTATAGGTTTATTTGTATCTCTAAGTGCCTTAGCACAAAAAATAACAGTCTCAGGACAAGTTAAGGATCCTTCAAACGAAGGTATAATTGGAGCCAGTGTTGTTGAAAAAGGCACAACTAACGGAACGATGACAGATATGGATGGAAAATTTTCTCTCACCGTATCTCCAAAAGCAACTTTAACTATTACTTATATTGGCTATAAAAGTCAGGAAATTGCAGTAAAAGGTTCTATCCCTTTAAATATTGTATTACAAGAAAATGCAGAATTACTAGAAGAAGTTGTAGTTATTGGTTATGGATCTGTAAAGAGAAAAGATGTAACCACTTCTGTTGCAAGTGTATCAACAAAAGATTTAGACGAGCGACCAATTATTTCTGCAGCAGCGGCTATTCAGGGAAAAGCTGCCGGAGTTAATGTTATTCAGCCAAATGGAGAGCCAGGTGCAGGAATGGTTGTCCGGATTCGTGGTAATTCGTCTATTAATGCAAGCAATGATCCGCTTTATGTAGTGGACGGAGTACCTATGACAGAGATTAATTTCTTATCTCCGAATGACATTGAAAGCATGCAAATTCTAAAAGACGCATCATCTGCTGCTATCTATGGTTCAAGAGCATCAAATGGTGTAGTATTAATAACTACAAAAGCAGGTGTAAAAGGTGAAGCAAAGATTAATTTCTCTGCTCAGGCTGGTATTACAGAGGTTGCCAAACAAATGAAGTCTTTAAATGTAGCACAATATAAGGATTTAATGGATGAGCTTGGTTCAATAAACCTACCAGATGGATTGAAGGATGAAACAAATTGGTTTGACGAAACTTATCGTACTGGAGTTACTCAAAATTATCAGCTGTCAGTATCTAGTGCAAACGATAAACTGAAATATTTCATTTCAGGAGGTTATACAAAGGAAGACGGAATTATTAAAGTTGCCTTTTATGAAAGATATAACTTAAGAGCTAATCTTGAAAATCAAATTCGTTCATGGTTGAAGATAGGAACTAATCTGGCATACTCAGATTACAGTAGCAACGGCATTATCTCAGGACAAGGTGCCAATCGTGCCGGAGTTATTCTTTCTGTTATAAATACTCCAACTTATGCAAAAATCTGGGACGAGAATAATCCTGGTCAGTACTATAACAACTTCTACGGAGCCAATGTTACTCATCCTTTAGAAAACATGTCACGTACTGAAGATAATAAAACAAATAACAACCGTTTGCTTGGAAGTGCCAATGCTGAAATTACATTCTCTCCAAAATTGAAGTTTAAAAGTTCTGTCTCTATTGACCGTGTATATTATCACAATACAAGTTTTCTTGACCCTATCAAAACAGAATACGGACGTTCTCAATATGGAAGTGCCAGCGATAACCGTTCACTAAGCACTATTATGGTATATGATAACATTCTGACTTATGACACAAGCATAAAAAAGCATAATTTCAATGTTATGGCCGGAGCATCAGGTACTACTTCTAAGTGGTCTCAAACTTACCAAACTGTAAGCCATTTCATAAATGGTGATATTAAAACACTGAATGCAGGAAACAAAGTTGAACAAGGTAATGGGACTACTGCTTCCGACTGGGCAATCATGTCATACGTAGGTCGTTTGTCTTATAACTTCGACAGTAAGTACTTATTAACAGCTAATTTCCGTGCCGATGGTTCATCAAAGTTGGCTCCGGGAAACAGATGGGGTTATTTTCCTTCAGTTTCTGCAGCATGGAGAATTTCATCTGAAGAATTTATGAAAGATCTTAAATGGATTGATGACTTAAAGATTCGCGGAGGTTGGGGACAAACTGGTAATCAATCTGGAGTTGGAGATTATGGCTATTTACAGCTTCGTAACATTACCCGTCAAAACTGGTGGGAAACCGGAAAGGCAAATGCACTTCCTATAACCTCTCCTGCTAACATGAGTAACAGTGAACTTACATGGGAAACAACAACTCAAACAAATATTGGAGTTGATTTCACAGTTCTAAATAATAGACTGACATTTACCGCAGATGCATACTATAAACACACTACAGATTTGTTGATGGATGTACCTCTCGGCCCAACAGCATCTTTTAGCGATATCTATAGAAATGAAGGCGAAATGGAAAACAAGGGAATTGAATTTGGCATCAACTCAAAAAATTTAGTAGGTAAATTTAAATGGGATACAGACTTTAATATTTCATTTAATAAGAATAAAGTAAAGAAGTTCGATACGCGTCAATCCTATTTCTATGCACAATCTACTACAGGTGAATATATTACCAAGCTTACTACAGGAAAACCTTTGGGAATGTTCTGGGGATATATTTCTGATGGAGTAAATCCAGAAACAGGTGATATCATGTACAGAGATCTAGATAAAAGTGGAAGTATTACTCCTAATGATAAAACATACATAGGTGACCCAAATCCGGATTTTACTTTTGGACTAACAAATAATCTTTCCTATAAAGGATTTAATTTAAATGTATTCTTCCAAGGTTCGGTAGGAAACGATATTTATAACCTTTCACGCATGGAAACAGAAGGCATGTACGATGCTAAGAATCAATCTACAGCCGTACTTGGCAGATGGAAAATTCCCGGACAAATTACTGATATGCCAAGAGCTGTTGCTTCTAAAGAAAACTTGAAGACATCTAGTCGCTTTGTAGAAGACGGTAGTTTCTTGCGATTGAAATCATTAACATTATCATACAACGTTACCGGAAAGCTATTGAAGAAACTGAATATTGGTCGTCTTCAGCCATATTTCACAGCTCAGAATTTGCTAACGTTCACTAATTACAAAGGATTTGATCCTGAAGTAAACCAATGGGGAGGAAGTGCTTTGGTACAAGGACTTGATTGGGGTACCTATCCTCAGACAAAAAGCTATGTATTTGGTGTAAATGTTGAATTTTAA
- a CDS encoding DUF6377 domain-containing protein: MKKLTLLFVFTLYSIVSLAGNQIDSLLNVLDKTIKESKSYVETRESRINSLKKRLSNSTFSPEQIYSINKLLYKEYRTFVCDSAIHYLNNNLEIAEISKNKGWINETKLFLSHLHSSSGMYRESSDILYSINKNQLTKDLIPYYYKCYEHLYNEMYLYTHDQKLKKNYFKLFQTYQDTLLTVFDPSSENYLAIKEQKALEQKNLVEARKINSLRLSKAPFGTPEYALITFQVSLIDREEKKLEDEKKHLIFSAMSDIKAAIKDNASLSNLANLLYEEGDIDRAYQYIKYSLEDANFYNARLRNIQISNTLPIIEKSYQIKSEKQKNELKTSLICISALALLLFGALGYIYKQMKRLSKARNELGVINNQLKSLNNELAEANHIKEEYIAHFLGICSTYIDKLESYRKMVNKKINGGQVTELLKITKSSEVLESELKEFYVNFDNTFLHLYPKFVEEFNSLLVKEERIVLKKGELLNTELRIFALIRLGIDDSSKIANLLRYSVNTIYNYRAKVKNKALGSRDDFESLVMRIGAFS; the protein is encoded by the coding sequence ATGAAAAAGCTAACCTTATTATTTGTTTTTACTCTATATTCAATTGTTTCTCTTGCAGGAAATCAAATTGATTCCTTATTAAATGTATTGGATAAAACAATAAAAGAAAGCAAAAGTTATGTAGAAACACGCGAAAGCCGCATTAATAGCCTAAAAAAGCGGCTTAGTAATAGTACATTCTCCCCTGAGCAAATTTATTCTATTAACAAATTACTATATAAAGAATACAGAACTTTTGTCTGTGACTCAGCAATACACTATCTAAATAATAATCTTGAAATAGCTGAAATTTCGAAGAATAAGGGATGGATAAATGAAACAAAATTATTTTTATCTCATCTTCACTCTTCTTCAGGTATGTATAGAGAAAGTAGCGATATATTATATTCCATAAATAAAAATCAGCTGACAAAAGATTTGATTCCATACTATTATAAATGTTACGAGCATTTATACAATGAAATGTACCTTTACACTCACGATCAAAAACTAAAAAAGAACTACTTTAAATTATTTCAAACTTACCAGGACACCTTGCTAACTGTTTTTGATCCTTCTTCAGAAAATTATCTGGCAATAAAAGAACAAAAAGCTCTTGAACAAAAAAATTTAGTTGAAGCACGAAAAATAAATTCTCTTAGATTGTCAAAAGCCCCTTTCGGAACTCCAGAGTATGCTTTGATAACCTTTCAAGTCTCTCTTATTGACAGAGAAGAAAAAAAGCTTGAAGATGAGAAAAAGCATTTAATTTTTTCTGCAATGTCTGATATTAAAGCTGCAATAAAAGATAATGCATCTTTATCAAACCTCGCAAATCTACTTTATGAAGAAGGAGATATTGACCGTGCTTATCAATATATAAAATATTCACTAGAAGATGCTAATTTCTATAATGCTCGTTTACGAAATATTCAAATTTCAAATACCCTTCCAATTATAGAAAAGAGTTATCAGATTAAAAGTGAAAAACAAAAAAATGAATTAAAAACAAGTCTGATATGTATAAGCGCTCTTGCACTCCTTTTATTTGGAGCTCTTGGCTATATTTATAAACAGATGAAGCGATTGAGCAAAGCTCGTAATGAATTAGGAGTAATCAACAATCAATTGAAATCATTGAATAATGAACTTGCCGAAGCTAATCATATAAAAGAAGAATACATTGCTCATTTCCTAGGAATATGCTCTACTTATATAGATAAATTGGAAAGTTACCGTAAAATGGTAAATAAGAAAATCAATGGCGGGCAAGTTACCGAGTTGCTTAAGATAACCAAATCTTCTGAAGTTCTTGAAAGCGAATTGAAAGAGTTCTACGTTAATTTCGATAATACATTCTTGCATCTATATCCCAAATTTGTTGAAGAGTTTAATAGCCTTTTAGTAAAAGAAGAAAGAATTGTTTTGAAAAAAGGAGAATTACTGAATACAGAGTTACGTATCTTCGCCTTAATTCGTCTAGGTATTGATGATAGTTCTAAAATCGCTAACCTTCTGCGCTATTCAGTAAATACGATCTATAACTATCGTGCAAAAGTTAAGAACAAAGCATTAGGATCTAGAGATGATTTTGAAAGTCTGGTTATGAGAATTGGAGCATTCTCATAA
- a CDS encoding glycosyl hydrolase family 8, which yields MKNILFRFLYLLFCSQISLSLFALTPKQTILKPWEKGAWETGRYRNLFAEAGYNQKDIDAKLENAFKGVFEGPNKVYFEIGDSMAYISDIKNHDVRTEGMSYGMMIAVQFNRKDIFDKLWRWSKTYMQHQGGSSDGYFAWSCQTSGKRNSEGSASDGELYFVTSLIFASNRWGNNSGIDYHAEAKRILDAMMTKTGENGVTNLINKEHKLIAFVPSKGGDQFTDPSYNIPAFYEVWAKWGGDGRADFWKECAKAAREYLHKACHPKTGLTPDYSEYDGTSKGTLFHPGAQFRFDSWRVPMNIALDYSWSAADKEWQQQYGNRIQDFLYSQGINKYVDQYNIDGTPVERVLDAGGYTKLRHSLGLVATSAAVSLTTTHQKSKEFIDALWNAKHEPYEDGYFDAYYDGLLYLFSIMHLSGNYRIIEP from the coding sequence ATGAAAAACATCTTATTCCGTTTTCTGTATTTATTATTCTGTAGTCAGATATCATTAAGTCTATTTGCATTAACCCCTAAACAGACTATTTTAAAACCTTGGGAAAAGGGGGCATGGGAAACCGGAAGGTATAGAAATCTTTTTGCAGAGGCTGGATATAACCAGAAGGATATTGATGCTAAGTTGGAAAATGCATTCAAAGGAGTATTTGAAGGACCTAACAAAGTCTACTTTGAAATTGGTGATTCCATGGCCTATATATCTGATATAAAAAATCACGATGTTCGTACAGAAGGTATGTCTTATGGAATGATGATTGCAGTGCAATTTAACCGAAAAGATATTTTTGATAAGCTGTGGAGATGGTCAAAGACTTATATGCAGCATCAGGGTGGAAGCAGTGACGGTTATTTTGCATGGAGTTGCCAGACTTCGGGTAAGCGTAATTCAGAAGGTTCGGCTTCGGATGGTGAGCTATATTTCGTTACGTCGCTTATTTTTGCCTCAAATCGTTGGGGAAATAATTCAGGAATCGATTATCATGCAGAGGCTAAACGAATTTTAGATGCCATGATGACCAAAACTGGCGAGAATGGAGTCACGAATTTAATTAATAAGGAACATAAACTTATTGCGTTTGTTCCGAGCAAAGGAGGAGATCAATTTACTGATCCTTCTTATAACATACCTGCATTTTATGAGGTTTGGGCAAAATGGGGTGGTGATGGAAGAGCTGATTTTTGGAAAGAATGCGCCAAAGCTGCCAGAGAATATCTTCACAAGGCTTGTCATCCAAAGACTGGCCTTACACCTGATTATTCAGAATATGACGGAACTTCTAAAGGAACATTATTTCATCCTGGGGCACAGTTTCGCTTTGATTCCTGGCGCGTTCCAATGAACATAGCACTCGATTATTCATGGTCGGCTGCAGATAAAGAATGGCAGCAGCAATATGGAAATAGGATTCAGGATTTTCTGTATTCACAAGGAATAAATAAGTATGTAGACCAGTATAATATAGATGGAACTCCTGTGGAAAGGGTTTTGGATGCCGGAGGTTATACAAAATTACGCCACTCTTTGGGATTAGTTGCAACATCGGCGGCTGTGTCTCTTACTACTACACATCAAAAGAGTAAAGAATTTATAGATGCTTTGTGGAATGCTAAGCACGAGCCTTATGAGGATGGGTATTTTGATGCTTATTATGATGGATTACTTTATCTGTTTAGCATTATGCATCTGAGTGGAAATTATAGGATTATTGAGCCATAA